From Oceanivirga salmonicida, a single genomic window includes:
- a CDS encoding glycogen/starch/alpha-glucan phosphorylase — protein MDTIKKEELKEKILLSLRRQYGKTMEEAKSYEIYYAVSRAIMDSVTEKWYNTKKTYAKKNMKQMYYLSAEFLMGRYLGNNLINLKYDKLVKEILEELNIDLNEIEDKEMDAGLGNGGLGRLAACFLDSLATLSLPGHGYGLKYKYGMFEQKIENGFQVEYPDNWTKYGTPWSVKRLDRCVEIKFGGNVEIHKDEVGKEYYKRTNTENVIATAYDVPIIGYGNDVINTLRLWEASSPEGFDLKLFNEQRYNQASEKAVEAEDISRVLYPNDTERNGKWLRLKQQYFFTSASLQDIVRRYKSIYGNNFDKFADKIAIQLNDTHPVVAIPELMRIFLDYEKLSWNESWKICKKVFAYTNHTILSEALEKWDINLIQPLLPRIYQIIEEINRRFVVELKEKYPNNFDKINKMSIISNGVVKMAWLAIVGSHTVNGVAQLHTEILKNEELNDWYKLYPEKFQNKTNGITQRRWLLKSNPELAEYITSLIGDEWITKLEKLKGLEKYENNKEVLDKLLNIKKNNKIRLAKYIQETTGIEVDINSIFDIQVKRLHEYKRQLLNVLHIMDLYNKIKNNPLLDIEPRTFIFAAKSAPGYRRAKGIIKLINSIAEVINNDASINGKIKVVFLENYRVSLAEIIFPAADISEQISTAGKEASGTGNMKFMINGAMTLGTLDGANIEIVEEAGAENAFIFGLKADEIKKLTDSGEYNPIEEYKLVEGLQKVIDQLTDGTYDDNNTGLFKEIQNSLLYGVDGDRADVYFVLKDFDSYRKAQELVSKTYRNKEKWSNMMLKNIANGGKFSSDRTIKEYAKDIWNIHETEINNYIK, from the coding sequence ATGGATACAATTAAAAAAGAAGAGTTAAAAGAAAAAATATTGCTTTCGCTAAGAAGACAATATGGTAAAACTATGGAAGAAGCAAAAAGTTATGAAATTTATTATGCAGTTTCAAGAGCAATAATGGACAGTGTTACAGAAAAATGGTACAACACAAAGAAAACATATGCAAAAAAGAATATGAAACAAATGTATTACTTATCAGCTGAATTTTTAATGGGAAGATATCTAGGTAATAATTTAATAAATCTAAAATATGATAAACTAGTAAAAGAAATTTTAGAAGAATTAAATATAGATTTAAACGAAATAGAAGATAAAGAAATGGATGCTGGACTTGGTAATGGTGGATTAGGAAGACTTGCAGCTTGCTTTTTAGATTCATTAGCAACTTTAAGCTTACCAGGACATGGTTATGGTTTAAAATACAAGTATGGTATGTTTGAACAAAAGATTGAAAACGGTTTCCAAGTTGAATATCCTGACAATTGGACTAAATACGGTACTCCGTGGTCTGTTAAGAGACTTGATAGATGTGTTGAAATAAAATTCGGTGGTAATGTTGAAATACACAAAGATGAAGTAGGTAAAGAATACTATAAAAGAACTAATACAGAAAATGTTATAGCAACAGCATATGATGTCCCTATAATAGGTTATGGTAATGATGTTATTAATACATTAAGATTATGGGAAGCAAGTTCACCTGAAGGATTTGATTTAAAATTATTTAATGAACAAAGATATAATCAAGCATCTGAAAAAGCAGTTGAAGCCGAAGATATATCAAGAGTATTATACCCTAACGATACTGAAAGAAATGGTAAATGGTTAAGATTAAAACAACAATATTTCTTCACTTCTGCATCTTTACAAGATATAGTTAGAAGATATAAATCAATATACGGTAATAACTTTGATAAATTTGCTGATAAAATTGCAATACAATTAAATGATACTCACCCAGTAGTTGCTATTCCTGAACTTATGAGAATATTCTTAGATTATGAAAAATTAAGTTGGAATGAATCTTGGAAAATATGTAAAAAGGTATTTGCATACACTAACCATACTATATTATCAGAAGCATTGGAAAAATGGGATATTAATTTAATTCAACCATTATTACCAAGAATTTATCAAATTATAGAAGAAATCAATAGAAGATTTGTTGTAGAATTAAAAGAAAAATACCCTAATAATTTTGATAAAATAAATAAAATGAGTATAATTTCTAATGGTGTAGTAAAAATGGCTTGGCTTGCAATAGTAGGTTCTCATACTGTAAATGGAGTTGCTCAGTTACATACTGAAATACTTAAAAATGAAGAACTAAATGATTGGTATAAACTATACCCTGAAAAATTCCAAAACAAGACAAATGGTATTACACAAAGAAGATGGTTATTAAAATCTAACCCTGAATTAGCAGAATATATTACTAGCCTTATAGGTGATGAGTGGATTACTAAACTTGAAAAATTAAAAGGTTTAGAAAAATATGAAAATAATAAAGAAGTGTTAGATAAATTATTAAATATAAAGAAAAATAATAAAATAAGACTTGCAAAATATATACAAGAAACTACTGGAATAGAAGTTGATATTAACTCTATATTTGATATACAAGTTAAAAGATTACACGAATATAAGCGTCAATTATTAAATGTTTTACATATAATGGACTTATACAATAAAATAAAAAATAATCCATTATTAGATATAGAACCTAGAACTTTTATATTTGCTGCTAAATCTGCACCAGGTTATAGAAGAGCAAAAGGTATAATAAAGTTAATAAATTCTATTGCAGAAGTTATAAATAATGATGCAAGCATAAATGGTAAAATTAAAGTTGTATTCTTAGAAAATTATAGAGTATCTCTTGCAGAAATTATATTCCCTGCTGCTGATATATCAGAACAAATTTCAACTGCTGGTAAAGAAGCATCTGGTACTGGTAACATGAAATTCATGATTAATGGTGCTATGACACTTGGAACATTAGATGGTGCTAATATAGAAATAGTTGAAGAAGCAGGAGCAGAAAATGCCTTCATATTCGGATTAAAAGCAGATGAAATTAAGAAATTAACTGATTCAGGAGAATATAATCCTATTGAAGAATACAAATTGGTTGAAGGTTTACAAAAAGTAATAGACCAATTAACAGATGGTACTTATGATGATAATAACACAGGATTATTTAAAGAAATACAAAACTCATTATTATATGGTGTAGATGGAGATAGAGCCGATGTATACTTTGTATTAAAAGATTTTGATAGTTATAGAAAAGCACAAGAACTAGTTTCAAAAACATATAGAAACAAAGAAAAATGGTCTAATATGATGCTTAAAAATATTGCAAATGGTGGTAAATTCTCATCTGATAGAACTATAAAAGAATATGCAAAAGATATCTGGAATATACATGAAACTGAAATAAATAATTACATAAAATAA